The following DNA comes from Archaeoglobaceae archaeon.
GACTCAATTCTGAACCACATCGATGGTCATCTGGAATTACTCGAGATACTTCGAAGTTTTGCAGTAGCTCTTGGCATTTCAGCGGTCTTGGTGTATACAAGCTTCGGTTCAAGAATTTTCAGGGCTTCAAGGTAAATTCTAATCTCTTTCTCGTAGGGAATCATAAGCAACGCCTTTAACGAATTCCAAAATTTTTTCAGCGGATTTTAAAGCCTCTTCTGCGTCTTCTTCATCGTAAAATTCAAAAGGAGAACCTTCAACGTGGGCATCTGGATATCTTGTTGGAATATAGTGCCTGTCAAGGATTTTTGCTTTCCTTGTAATCTCCTCCGGAACTTTAATTCGCTGGGAAAGTGTTTCGAGCAACTTTTTGAGCGAGTGACCATAGGCCATTATTCCAAGTCCATAAAGCAAGCCCTTAATTGCGAATTCTGCAGACTGATGAGCTTTAAAACACGCCCAAGAATAATCTCCAGCATTTTTATCTCTTTCAGCACTTTTAAGCGTCTGTTCCGCCTGCTTTATCCATCTCTTGAACTCTTCTTCGTCAAACATCCTTATTATTTTTTCCGTGAGTTATAAATCTTTTGACGTGACTTTTATAGGGTTTTTGAGATAATTTTAGTCCTGCTGTGCAGTTTAGCCAAGGCTAATTTTGAGTATAATAGAAAACCGAATTTTGAAATACTGTAATCCACAAATTCAATATATAATGCTTTTAGATTTAACCACAAGACTGAAAGAAGTTTATAAATAGCGAGTGCTGAGGAGTTTCATGCCAGCGGTAGTTGACAAACTAAAATGCGATGGGTGCGGAACTTGCGTTGATGAATGCCCAGTGGGAGCAATAGAGCTAAATGACTACGCAAGCGTCGATGCGGACATTTGCACAGAATGTGGAAGCTGTGTAGATGTTTGCCCAAACGAGGCGATCACGCTTGAGTAGTGTAATTGGTTTTGGAGCTTTAAATCTTGACAAGATATACAGAGTTGACAAAATTCCTGGAAAAGACGAAGAGGGTTTTGTTCGTAGTCTCGAGCTCTCTCCAGGTGGTAGCGCTGCGAATACGATTGTCGGACTTGCAAGACTTGGAATAAAAAGTGGGTATATAGGGAAAGTTGGAAACGATTCTGAAGGTCGAATTTTGCTTGAAGACCTTAAAAAAGAGGGAGTGGAAACACAAGCTGTTATCAGGGCTGAAGGCAGAAGTGGAACTGCTATCATCCTGGTAGATGACGCTGGAAACAGAGCAATTTTGGTAGACCCGGGTGTTAATGATACGATAAGCTATGAGGAAATAGAGCTTGAGTTTGTGAAAAAGTTTAGAGTTCTTCATCTCACGTCTTTTATTTGCAAGAATGGGGAAGATTCCCTCAAATCTCAAAAAAGAATCGTTGGGGAATTTGAATTAGTAAGTTTCGATCCCGGAATGCCTTATGCTGAGAGAGGTCTTAAAGATATGCTCCCACTTCTTAGAAGAACCACGATCTTTCTTCCAAACAGAATTGAAATTGAGAAAATGTTTGGAATGGACTACAGAGCTGCAGCCGAGGAATGTCTTAATCTTGGAATTGAAATTGTAGTGGTTAAACTCGGTTCAGAAGGTTGCTGGGTAAAAACAAGTCAGAAGGATTTTTCAATGAAACCCTTTATGGTTGAAGTTGTCGATACCACCGGCGCGGGAGACGCTTTCAACGCTGGATTTCTCTATGGATATCTGAAGGGTAAAAGTTTAGAGGATTGTGCAAAGTTTGGAAACTACGTCGCTTCACTCTGCATACAGCACGTGGGAGCGAGAAGTGGGTTACCTTCGAAACTACCAGAAAGTATCTAAGTAGTAGGCTGAGTAAGCTTTTTAACACCTTTATCTATTTGGGACATGGATATCGCAAAGCTAGTCGGAATTGTTTTGATATTCGTTTCACTACTTCCAGTCTCTGCCCTGACGATAAGCTATGAGATATCTCCCGAGATTGTCTTGCCGAACGGTTATGCGGATTGTGTTATCACCTTGAGAAACACCGGAGTAAGTCCAATAACGATTGATTCAATCTCGTTTCTCTCTGCAACGATAGAATTCGAACCATCTCACGTTCAGCATGTGGGGAACTTGTCGCCTGGGGGTTCATATACTATAAAGATCTCGATGAAGTCTTCTGCAGTTGGAAGACAAAATGCACAGATGGTGGTTTCTACAAGTGAGGGCTCTTTCTCCCAGATAATAGAACTTCTTGTTGATGACCGTTTCCCGGAGGTTTCGCTATCTTCACCGCTTTACAGGGGAGAAGTAAATTATGCTAAACTTTTTGTGGCAACTCCTGTTCTGATAAAGAATCTTCGAGTAGAGGCACTTTTCAACGCAACTCCCAAGACCTTTTTTGTAAGTGAGCTTGTGGGAGCAACCAGTTTTCAGTTTAGATTGGGTGAGGAATTAGAGTTCATGAATTTCAAAATCTCCTTTTATAATGGTAGAAGTTACCATGAAGTTGAGAGAACTATAAGAGTTGAATACATACCATCAAAGGGGGTTGCTATAAGTCTACAACCATCAAAGGACGTGCTTTTCATTGGTGAGGCTGTTAATCTAAGCGTTGAAATCACAAATATGCGAAATGATGACATTTACAACGTCAGGATTCAGCTTTTAGGCAACGGAAAATTCTCTCAAAGTGAGGCAAAAATTGACAAAATATCTGCAGGAGAGAAGAAGACTCTGAATTTTATTTTTAGCCCAAGAGAGAGTGGAAATACCAGTATAGTGGCGAGAATGTCTTTCGAAGACTTCTTCGGAAATAAGTATGAGAAAAGCGAGAGGTTGACATTAAATGTTCTGGAATCATTTGTATTGCAGGTAATAAACGTTCAAAAAGTCTTTAGTGCAGGAAAAACAAAAATTTCAGGTGAAGTAGTTAATTATGGACATAGGAGTTCTCTAAACACGAAAGTCTCTGCAATTTGTGATGGTGAAAAAGCGGACTATTATATAGGCGAGATAGATGCAAAGGATTATGAAACGTTCGATTTGGAAATCTTATGCGATAACGCAACTCTTCTGCTTACGTGGTGGAATGATGCTGGGGATAGTTTTTTGGTTTCTGAGATAGTAAGGATAGGAAAAGTGGAGAAAAAAGAAGAGAATCCAATTCCGCTTTATATAACCGCAATAGCATCCGCTTTGGTTTTGGTTTTCGTGGGATATGTAGTCTATAGAGCGCGCAAAAAGTGATCAAATGTATTTCGAGCTTGCAAAGAGAAACTTGCAAAGAGCAAAGATTAGAAGCATTCTCGCAGTGGTGGGGATTTTAATTGGAGTGATGGCAATCTCTGCAATAGGTATCTTTGGTGAGAGCCTGAAGTCTGCAGTTCTGGAAAACTTTGAAGATATTGCAAACGAACTGGTTGTAAGCCCAAACTACCAGAAAGGCTACCGATACATAGATGAGAAGGATATTGAGAAGATTAGGAAGATTCCTGAAGTTGAAAGTGCGATGGCAGTGAAGTCGGATTATCTGCTGGTGGTTCTTAAAGATGAAAAAACATACACAACTGTCTACGGCTTGAGAGAAGAAGAAGTAAAGACGCTATTCAGGGTTGAGAAGGGTGTTATAGATCTCAATAAGGGCTGCGTAGTTGGCAAATCTTTCGCAGAGCTCTATGAATTGAAGACGGGCTTCAAAATTCTTGTTAATGGTGTTGAGTTCAAGGTTGCTGGAATTCTCGAGGATGCGGGAATGCGATATGATATTAATCCAAATTTTGCGGTTATTTTGTCTGAGGGTAGTTTTGGAAAGGTATCCAGTGCGGGTTATTCCAGTGTTATAGTAAGAGCAAAGGAAATTGGAGCAGTTGGGAAGGTAAAGGAAGAAATTGAAAGGAGACTGAACACTAAGGAAGAAAAAGTTACCGTTTTTGAAATGAAAATGATTCTTGACGTAATAAATCAGGCTTTTAATCAGATAAATTTGTTCCTCATGGCGATTGCGAGTGTTTCATTGCTGGTTGCAGGTGTCAGTATACTCAACATTATGCTAATGTCAACGATCGAAAGAACCAAGGAGATAGGCATAATGAGGGCAATAGGTGCCCAGAGAATAGCAGTTCTTAGGATATTTCTGCTTGAAGCTCTCGTTCTGGGGCTCATAGGAAGCCTCTTGGGTTCGATTCTCAGCGTAATAGCAGGGTATGGAATAAACTATCTTATACTCAAGGAGACGAAATACGTCTTTCAGCTGTCAACAATTGGCTATATGGCTCTTGGGTTTAGTGTAGGTATAATTACTTCTGTGTTGAGCGGTCTCTATCCAGCTTGGAAGGCGAGTAGACTTGAGCCTATTGATGCGTTGAGGTTTGAATAGTTTTTAGCCTTATTACAAAGGTAGCTCCACGTGGTTTCGTATCTTCCACCCAGACTTTTCCTCCATATCTCTCAACTATTTTCTTTACGATATAAAGCCCAAATCCAAGCCCCGCTGTCTCTCCATAGCGGAAACCTTCCTTAAACAGCTCTTTCTTGATTTCTTTTGGAATTCCAACTCCATAGTCGATAACTCTAATCTCTGCTTCCCCATCTAATTCGCTGAGCACGATCTCTATTCTGTCAGTCCCGCTGTGTCTCACAGCATTCTCTACAAGGTTTTCGATCGCTAAGGAAATCTCATCTCCCGCAAGGGCTGTGCAAGATCCTTTTATTGTTATTGGGATATCGTAATTTGATTTAATCTCTTCTACGACATTTCGCATCTCTATTGGTTTCAAATTGGCACTTTCCGTTGTAACAGTTTTTTCCAACGACCCAATCTTTTCTATATATTCTCCAGCTTCCTTTACACCTTTTATGGCTTTTTCAAGGTATTCCTTTTGATTTGTCAACTCATAAACTTCTACGTATCCAGAAATCAGCTGGAGTTTCTTCAGCACATCATAGCGAAGTGCTCGACTCATCAGTCTGAAAGCTTCTTTCATGTCATTCATTTTATCGAGAAGTTGTGCAAACTTCCTTCTTTCCTCTTCAAGGATATCAAAGCTGAGAACCTTTACCTTTTTGCCATGCAGATCGTATAGATAGAAGACTAAGATTGAAAGAGAGAGGTTGTAAAACATTGCTGGGAGTGTAAAGAACTCTGTAATATGAAGATAAATCTTTGCCGGAAATTGAAGCAGGTATGTCAGTGACACCATGAGCCAGTAATTGGCGGTTTCGGTGTTGAAATACAAAGCCAGGAGGGATAAGAATACAAAAACAACGAAGAGGTCCAGGAACATCATCAGGGCAATAATTTGAGGGACAGGATTTGTCAAAATTGATATTAGAAGTGCAGAAGAAACAACCACTGGCAATGCAAGTTTCTTGGGGGTGATAAATTTCATCTCACGCTGGAGTTTTTGGACACCGTAGCCAAGAATCGGAAAATAGGCCAGGATGCATGGAAGAAAGTTCATGATATTTAGAGGGGTGCGTGTGATTATCGAGGTGTAGAGGTAAAGGAAATAGATTAGCATTAAAAACAGGGTTATTGTTAGATTTTTGGTGAACCTTTTTGCTTCCCCTTCGGCGTTTCGAAATATTAATGTTGAAATTAGGCATGAAAGAATGATTGCTGAGACTCCATAGAGTATTATTAAGAATTGTGCAATCATTAGTTCTTCATGGAGATTCAGAATTCTTAGGAGCGGTATCGAAGCTGGCGGCACGAGGGAGAAGAAGAGCAGAAATATTGCGATGTAAACTTTAAGGTCAAGTTTCAGAGCCATGAATGTTATACCCATTCGAGTATTTAAAAATTTACCCAAAAATTTATGTGGGTTGTGACTTAAATTAAACAATGTTTGATGTTGCAATCGTTGGTGGTGGACCTGCAGGGCTAACAGCAGCCATTTACTGTGCAAGATATGGGCTGAAAACCGTCTTTTTCGAGACCTTTGATCCAGTTTCGCAACTTTCTCTGGCTGGAAGAATAGAAAATTATCCGGGATTTGAAGGTAGTGGTATGGAATTGCTCGATCGTATGAAAGAGCAGGCTTTAAAGGCCGGTGCGGAAGGCAAAGTGGAAAAGATCGAGAAAATCATAAAAAAAGGCAGTAATTTTGTTCTAATTGGTGAAAATGAATATGAGGCAAGAGTGGTGATAATAGCCACCGGTGGAAAGCATCGCGAGGCAGGGGTTGAGGGTGAGGCTAAGTTTATAGGAAAAGGTGTTAGCTACTGCGCAACTTGTGACGGAAATTTATTCAGGGGGAAGAGGGTCATAGTCTATGGAAGTGGTAAGGAGGCGGTTAGCGATGCGATATATTTGCATGATCTTGGTTGCAAAGTTTTTCTAATCTCAAGATCTCCTTTGAGGGTCGAGAAGGCTCTGATGGATGAGCTTGAAAAAAGAGGTATTGAAGTGATTCTGAATGCAAATATGAGAAAAATTGAAGGTGATAGAAGGGTCGAAAAAGTAATTTTATTTTTGAGAGACAAAAAAGAGGAGCGAACAATGGATATTGATGGCGTTTTCATTGCAATTGGTATGCGACCTGCAACAGATCTTGTAGCAGAGCTTGGAGTAGAGCGAGATTCATTGGGCTATATTAAGGTTGATAAAGAGCAAAAGACAAATGTTGCTGGAGTTTTTGCTGCTGGTGACTGCTGTAGCAACCCCCTAAAACAGGTGGTCACCGCTTGCGGTGATGGAGCGGTTGCAGCATTCTCAGCTTATAGATATCTTAGAGAGCAATCTGTCGATTTTTAGCCTTTTTTCAACTTCATCTGCAAGAAAATCAAATTTGTTTTCGAATTCGAGCTTCACCCCTAAATATTTTCCAATGGCTTTGATCAAATTTTCGTTCCAGAAAAGTCCGTGCAGATAAGTGCCCCAGCACATTCCATCATCGCTCTGGCACCCGTCATCCTCGAAAATGGGTTTCTTTGAAATGGTTATCCCTTTATGAATCTCATATCCCCAAACAGTCTCACCTCTAATGCTTCTGATAATTTCAGCATCCCCCGTAACTTTTTTAGAAACTTGCACGGTTTTTTTCTTGTATCTCTCAAATTTCGTTTCCGCTTCGAGCAGTCCAAGCCCTCTAACTCTTTCAACACCGTGTTCTACACCAAAATCGACAAGTTCTTTTCCCAGCATCTGGTAGCCACCGCAGATACCGATTATCAGCTTTTTTCCGGCAATCTTTTTTATGTGGTCGAAAATTGGCGAAGATTTCAAAGTCTTTAAGTCTGCAATTGTGTCCTTGCTACCTGGAATTATGAGAATTTCGCATTCTGGAATATCATTTAGACCAACAAAACTTGCGATTTTTCTCAGGGGTTCAAAGTCTGTGAAATTCGAGATTCTTGGAAGTCTAACAATTCCGATT
Coding sequences within:
- a CDS encoding HEPN domain-containing protein, which produces MFDEEEFKRWIKQAEQTLKSAERDKNAGDYSWACFKAHQSAEFAIKGLLYGLGIMAYGHSLKKLLETLSQRIKVPEEITRKAKILDRHYIPTRYPDAHVEGSPFEFYDEEDAEEALKSAEKILEFVKGVAYDSLRERD
- a CDS encoding 4Fe-4S binding protein, which produces MPAVVDKLKCDGCGTCVDECPVGAIELNDYASVDADICTECGSCVDVCPNEAITLE
- a CDS encoding carbohydrate kinase family protein, whose product is MSSVIGFGALNLDKIYRVDKIPGKDEEGFVRSLELSPGGSAANTIVGLARLGIKSGYIGKVGNDSEGRILLEDLKKEGVETQAVIRAEGRSGTAIILVDDAGNRAILVDPGVNDTISYEEIELEFVKKFRVLHLTSFICKNGEDSLKSQKRIVGEFELVSFDPGMPYAERGLKDMLPLLRRTTIFLPNRIEIEKMFGMDYRAAAEECLNLGIEIVVVKLGSEGCWVKTSQKDFSMKPFMVEVVDTTGAGDAFNAGFLYGYLKGKSLEDCAKFGNYVASLCIQHVGARSGLPSKLPESI
- a CDS encoding ABC transporter permease; the protein is MYFELAKRNLQRAKIRSILAVVGILIGVMAISAIGIFGESLKSAVLENFEDIANELVVSPNYQKGYRYIDEKDIEKIRKIPEVESAMAVKSDYLLVVLKDEKTYTTVYGLREEEVKTLFRVEKGVIDLNKGCVVGKSFAELYELKTGFKILVNGVEFKVAGILEDAGMRYDINPNFAVILSEGSFGKVSSAGYSSVIVRAKEIGAVGKVKEEIERRLNTKEEKVTVFEMKMILDVINQAFNQINLFLMAIASVSLLVAGVSILNIMLMSTIERTKEIGIMRAIGAQRIAVLRIFLLEALVLGLIGSLLGSILSVIAGYGINYLILKETKYVFQLSTIGYMALGFSVGIITSVLSGLYPAWKASRLEPIDALRFE
- a CDS encoding sensor histidine kinase — protein: MALKLDLKVYIAIFLLFFSLVPPASIPLLRILNLHEELMIAQFLIILYGVSAIILSCLISTLIFRNAEGEAKRFTKNLTITLFLMLIYFLYLYTSIITRTPLNIMNFLPCILAYFPILGYGVQKLQREMKFITPKKLALPVVVSSALLISILTNPVPQIIALMMFLDLFVVFVFLSLLALYFNTETANYWLMVSLTYLLQFPAKIYLHITEFFTLPAMFYNLSLSILVFYLYDLHGKKVKVLSFDILEEERRKFAQLLDKMNDMKEAFRLMSRALRYDVLKKLQLISGYVEVYELTNQKEYLEKAIKGVKEAGEYIEKIGSLEKTVTTESANLKPIEMRNVVEEIKSNYDIPITIKGSCTALAGDEISLAIENLVENAVRHSGTDRIEIVLSELDGEAEIRVIDYGVGIPKEIKKELFKEGFRYGETAGLGFGLYIVKKIVERYGGKVWVEDTKPRGATFVIRLKTIQTSTHQ
- the trxB gene encoding thioredoxin-disulfide reductase, giving the protein MFDVAIVGGGPAGLTAAIYCARYGLKTVFFETFDPVSQLSLAGRIENYPGFEGSGMELLDRMKEQALKAGAEGKVEKIEKIIKKGSNFVLIGENEYEARVVIIATGGKHREAGVEGEAKFIGKGVSYCATCDGNLFRGKRVIVYGSGKEAVSDAIYLHDLGCKVFLISRSPLRVEKALMDELEKRGIEVILNANMRKIEGDRRVEKVILFLRDKKEERTMDIDGVFIAIGMRPATDLVAELGVERDSLGYIKVDKEQKTNVAGVFAAGDCCSNPLKQVVTACGDGAVAAFSAYRYLREQSVDF